Proteins encoded by one window of Ramlibacter tataouinensis:
- a CDS encoding TerC family protein, with amino-acid sequence MPEFLHPAFWIAVGQIILLDLLLGGDNAVVIALACRDLPPKRRRLGILYGTLGAIGLRVALILFALALLAVPYLKATGGVLLLWIGVKLLSPSESEERAVQTSDKLWSAVRTVILADLVMSMDNVLAIAAAAEVAGAHQVPLVIFGLLVSIPVIVAGSQLVLRLMDRFPVIITLGAMLLGWVAGQMIWTDAGLQPHLPDANAWEYGAAAIGALVVLALGKRRIRRKAAGLAAAALREQGR; translated from the coding sequence ATGCCTGAATTCCTCCATCCGGCGTTCTGGATTGCCGTGGGGCAAATCATCCTGCTGGACCTCCTCCTGGGCGGCGACAACGCCGTCGTCATCGCGCTGGCCTGCCGCGACCTGCCGCCCAAGCGGCGCAGGCTGGGCATCCTCTACGGCACGCTCGGGGCCATCGGCCTGAGGGTCGCGCTCATCCTGTTCGCGTTGGCACTGCTGGCTGTCCCCTACCTCAAGGCGACGGGCGGCGTGCTGCTGTTGTGGATCGGCGTCAAGCTCCTTTCTCCGTCGGAAAGCGAGGAGCGTGCGGTCCAGACCAGTGACAAGCTGTGGAGCGCGGTGAGAACCGTGATCCTGGCCGACCTCGTCATGAGCATGGACAACGTGCTGGCCATCGCCGCCGCAGCGGAGGTCGCGGGCGCGCACCAGGTCCCGCTGGTGATCTTCGGGCTGCTGGTGAGCATCCCCGTGATCGTGGCAGGCAGCCAGCTGGTGCTGCGCCTGATGGACCGCTTCCCGGTGATCATCACTCTGGGGGCCATGCTGCTCGGCTGGGTCGCAGGCCAGATGATCTGGACCGATGCGGGGCTGCAGCCGCACCTGCCGGACGCCAACGCCTGGGAGTACGGTGCGGCCGCCATTGGCGCATTGGTGGTCCTGGCATTGGGCAAGCGGCGCATACGGCGCAAGGCGGCCGGCCTGGCTGCAGCGGCGCTGCGCGAGCAAGGCAGGTAG
- a CDS encoding aldehyde dehydrogenase family protein, producing the protein MSTNTATVDGLNYIQGEWVAGLDGATFDDLNPADARECVARFPASTARDAEAAVAAAAAAFDGWRKTPIGKRAAILNAAAAYLEAHVERHARDLTREQGKPLAQARDECLRAAQTFRFYAVEAQTFGGETYPQDDPGMVVYSQREPLGVVSVISPWNFPASIPARKIAPALMTGNTVVFKPSSDAPLSGWRLVQALAEAGLPKGVLNFVTGAAAATGPVLTRSAAVRAITFTGSTRAGEEIHRGASLTTRLQMELGGKNPLLVMEDADLDQAVELAVKGGLSLSGQACTGTSRIIVQRPVLAAFTDKLVERVRRLKVGSGLEPGMDLGPLSTRRQLDTVLSYIEIGRQEADLLCGGERLQGEAHAHGWYVSPAVFAGVTPTMRIAREEIFGPVLAVLEAGSFEEALAQANDSDYGLAAAIATRNPRYMHVFASEVQSGTVKINRTTTGNLVNAPFGGIKCSSTSTFRESGRAGLEFFTQTRMVYRGT; encoded by the coding sequence ATGAGCACGAACACTGCAACGGTGGACGGCCTGAACTACATCCAGGGCGAGTGGGTGGCGGGCCTGGACGGCGCCACCTTCGACGACCTGAACCCGGCGGATGCGCGCGAGTGCGTGGCGCGCTTTCCGGCCTCCACCGCGCGGGATGCCGAAGCCGCGGTGGCCGCGGCCGCGGCGGCGTTCGACGGCTGGCGAAAGACGCCCATCGGCAAGCGCGCCGCCATCCTGAACGCCGCCGCCGCCTACCTGGAGGCGCATGTCGAGCGCCATGCGCGCGACCTGACGCGCGAGCAGGGCAAGCCGCTGGCGCAGGCCCGGGACGAATGCCTGCGCGCCGCGCAGACCTTCCGCTTCTACGCGGTGGAAGCCCAGACTTTCGGCGGCGAGACCTATCCGCAGGACGACCCGGGCATGGTGGTGTACAGCCAGCGCGAGCCGCTCGGCGTGGTCTCGGTGATCTCGCCCTGGAACTTTCCCGCGTCCATCCCCGCCCGCAAGATTGCCCCGGCGTTGATGACCGGCAACACGGTGGTGTTCAAGCCCTCGTCGGACGCGCCGCTGAGCGGATGGCGTCTCGTGCAGGCGCTGGCCGAAGCGGGCTTGCCCAAGGGCGTGCTCAACTTCGTCACCGGCGCGGCCGCGGCGACCGGGCCGGTGCTGACGCGGTCGGCCGCCGTGCGCGCGATCACCTTCACCGGCTCCACCCGCGCGGGCGAGGAGATCCACCGGGGCGCCTCGCTCACCACGCGCCTGCAGATGGAGCTGGGCGGCAAGAACCCGCTGCTCGTGATGGAGGACGCCGACCTGGACCAGGCGGTGGAGTTGGCGGTCAAGGGCGGCCTGTCGCTCAGCGGCCAAGCATGCACCGGCACCAGCCGGATCATCGTGCAGCGCCCGGTGCTCGCCGCCTTCACCGACAAGCTGGTCGAGCGGGTGCGCCGGCTGAAGGTCGGCAGCGGCCTGGAGCCGGGCATGGACCTGGGGCCGCTCTCCACCCGGCGGCAGCTGGACACCGTGCTCTCGTACATCGAAATCGGCCGCCAGGAAGCGGACCTGCTGTGCGGCGGCGAGCGGCTCCAAGGCGAGGCCCACGCCCACGGCTGGTACGTGTCGCCGGCGGTCTTCGCGGGCGTGACGCCCACGATGCGCATCGCCCGCGAGGAGATCTTCGGGCCGGTGCTGGCGGTGCTGGAGGCGGGCAGCTTCGAGGAGGCGCTGGCCCAGGCCAACGACAGCGACTACGGACTGGCGGCCGCGATCGCCACCCGCAACCCGCGCTACATGCACGTGTTCGCCAGTGAAGTGCAAAGCGGCACGGTCAAGATCAACCGCACCACCACCGGCAACCTGGTCAACGCCCCGTTCGGCGGCATCAAGTGTTCCAGCACGTCGACGTTCCGCGAGTCGGGGCGCGCCGGACTGGAGTTCTTCACGCAGACCCGCATGGTCTACCGCGGCACCTGA
- a CDS encoding sensor histidine kinase, whose amino-acid sequence MVAVGFSALALAIRYLADPLLGAHQAFTAAFAAVAFASWHGTWRAGLLCAVLSFLWADYFFVEPRLHLMVMSPSKAVESAFYWALVTVILYISHRAIKSRDAAKHLIARLQAADAQKSELLATLAHEMRSPLSAIGSAIQILELGGAQPETRSRATATLARQAAYMNRLTEDLMDAARIQQGKIDLKLERAAIADLVAAALEAVDPVLRERKQRCEVFVAGEVPELVVDSARMYQVLTNLLFNASKYSPDASVIRIEAKLAHNDVCISVTDSGAGIPPSKLDWVFDTFSQVKQGGQGLGLGLSLVRRLVQLHGGSVNALSRGEGEGTRFEILLPVEAPSAPAPTTAIRTPDRTPG is encoded by the coding sequence ATGGTGGCGGTGGGCTTCTCGGCCTTGGCCCTGGCCATCCGGTACCTTGCCGATCCGCTTCTTGGCGCGCACCAGGCGTTCACTGCAGCCTTCGCCGCGGTCGCATTCGCTTCCTGGCACGGAACCTGGCGCGCCGGCCTGTTGTGCGCCGTCCTGTCCTTCCTCTGGGCAGATTACTTCTTCGTCGAGCCGCGCCTGCACCTCATGGTCATGTCGCCTTCCAAGGCGGTGGAGTCGGCCTTCTACTGGGCGCTCGTGACCGTGATCCTCTATATCAGCCACCGCGCAATCAAGTCGCGGGACGCCGCCAAGCACCTGATCGCAAGGCTGCAGGCCGCCGATGCGCAGAAATCCGAGCTCCTGGCGACGTTGGCGCATGAAATGCGCAGTCCCCTGTCGGCCATCGGTTCGGCCATCCAGATCCTGGAGCTGGGGGGGGCCCAGCCCGAAACGCGAAGCCGAGCGACCGCGACGCTCGCGCGGCAGGCCGCCTACATGAACCGCCTGACCGAGGATCTGATGGACGCTGCCAGGATCCAGCAGGGAAAGATCGACCTCAAGCTGGAGAGGGCGGCGATCGCCGACCTCGTCGCGGCCGCACTCGAAGCGGTCGATCCGGTGCTGCGCGAGAGGAAGCAGCGCTGCGAAGTCTTCGTGGCCGGGGAGGTACCGGAACTGGTGGTCGACTCGGCGCGGATGTACCAGGTGCTGACGAACCTGCTCTTCAACGCATCCAAATACTCCCCCGACGCCTCGGTGATCCGCATCGAGGCAAAGCTCGCGCACAACGACGTTTGCATCAGCGTGACCGATTCGGGTGCAGGCATCCCGCCTTCCAAGCTCGACTGGGTGTTCGACACCTTCTCCCAGGTCAAGCAGGGTGGGCAGGGCTTGGGCCTGGGCCTGTCGCTCGTGCGCCGCCTGGTCCAGCTGCACGGCGGCTCGGTGAATGCGCTAAGCCGCGGAGAGGGCGAAGGAACCCGATTTGAGATCCTCTTGCCTGTCGAGGCGCCTAGCGCGCCTGCGCCGACAACGGCAATCCGAACACCCGATCGAACACCAGGTTGA
- a CDS encoding 2Fe-2S iron-sulfur cluster binding domain-containing protein: MRPPQPAAGAGTVSVTFLSNGGKVAAAPANSNLLRVSLREKGGIPFKCGGGLCGTCKCRIEQGREYTDEVKAKERRHLTEAQLADGWRMACQTFVRGDIAVSW, translated from the coding sequence CTGCGCCCGCCGCAGCCGGCGGCCGGGGCCGGCACGGTGAGCGTCACCTTCCTGAGCAATGGCGGCAAGGTCGCCGCCGCGCCGGCCAACAGCAACCTGTTGCGGGTCTCCCTGCGCGAGAAAGGCGGCATTCCCTTCAAGTGCGGCGGGGGCCTGTGCGGCACCTGCAAGTGCCGCATCGAGCAGGGCCGCGAGTACACCGACGAGGTCAAGGCCAAGGAGCGCCGCCACCTGACCGAGGCGCAGCTGGCGGACGGCTGGCGCATGGCGTGCCAGACCTTCGTGCGCGGCGACATCGCCGTCTCCTGGTAG
- a CDS encoding TenA family transcriptional regulator translates to MAAALMTHDEFRSALEEAIKGKSANKAPFSIAWATGQLSRAHLARWAENHYHYVGPFADYLAYIYARTPDHMTEAKDFLLANMYEEEIGGDRHTDLLIRFAQACGTTRERVIDPDNMSPTTRGLQSWCYAVAMREDPVVAVAGLVVGLESQVPSIYRKQTPVLREQYGFTDQEVEFFDLHIVSDEIHGERGYQIVLEHANTPELQQRCLKICEIGAQMRLLYTTALYHDYVARDLPELNLAA, encoded by the coding sequence ATGGCCGCCGCCCTGATGACCCACGACGAATTCCGCAGCGCCCTGGAAGAAGCGATCAAGGGCAAGAGCGCCAACAAGGCGCCCTTCAGCATCGCCTGGGCGACCGGCCAGCTGTCGCGCGCCCACCTTGCGCGCTGGGCCGAGAACCACTACCACTACGTCGGGCCGTTCGCCGACTACCTGGCCTACATCTACGCACGCACGCCCGACCACATGACGGAGGCCAAGGACTTCCTGCTGGCGAACATGTACGAGGAGGAGATCGGCGGCGACCGCCACACCGACCTCCTGATCCGGTTCGCGCAGGCGTGCGGCACCACGCGCGAGCGGGTGATCGATCCCGACAACATGTCCCCCACCACGCGCGGCCTGCAAAGCTGGTGCTACGCGGTGGCGATGCGCGAGGACCCGGTGGTGGCGGTCGCTGGGCTGGTGGTCGGCCTGGAATCGCAGGTGCCGTCGATCTACCGCAAGCAGACGCCGGTGCTGCGCGAGCAGTACGGCTTCACCGACCAGGAAGTCGAGTTCTTCGACCTGCACATCGTGTCCGACGAGATCCATGGCGAGCGCGGCTACCAGATCGTGCTGGAGCACGCGAACACCCCGGAACTGCAGCAGCGCTGCCTGAAGATCTGCGAGATCGGCGCCCAGATGCGCCTGCTGTACACGACCGCGCTGTACCACGACTACGTCGCCCGCGACCTGCCCGAGCTGAACCTGGCGGCATGA
- a CDS encoding isochorismatase family cysteine hydrolase, producing MEFPQWVVERVIARQGRLHPYDRLDPKRTAFVVIDLQNYYTQPGYLGECAPARATFPAVNRLANALRHAGGHVIWVQTSADGADRSWSHHHAHMLTPERSARRLRELASSHAGFQLAPGLEPDPADERVVKRCYSALAPGSSRLHEVLQARGITHVLVGGTVTNVCCESTARDAMMMDYATVMVHDALSAVTPHEHEQSLQTWMLFFGDVLGTREVIERLAA from the coding sequence ATGGAATTCCCGCAATGGGTGGTGGAACGGGTCATCGCTCGCCAGGGCCGGCTGCACCCCTATGACCGCCTGGATCCGAAGCGCACGGCATTCGTCGTCATTGACCTGCAGAACTATTACACGCAGCCCGGATACCTGGGCGAGTGCGCGCCGGCGCGCGCCACCTTCCCGGCCGTCAACCGGCTCGCCAACGCGCTGCGCCATGCGGGTGGCCACGTGATCTGGGTGCAGACCAGCGCCGACGGCGCCGATCGCAGCTGGTCGCACCACCACGCCCACATGCTCACGCCGGAGCGCAGCGCAAGGCGGCTGCGCGAGCTGGCCAGCAGCCATGCGGGCTTCCAGCTGGCGCCCGGGCTGGAGCCCGACCCGGCGGACGAGCGCGTCGTCAAGCGCTGCTACAGCGCACTGGCGCCGGGATCGTCGCGCCTGCACGAGGTGCTCCAGGCGCGCGGCATCACGCACGTGCTGGTCGGCGGCACGGTGACCAACGTCTGCTGCGAATCGACCGCGCGCGACGCGATGATGATGGACTACGCCACCGTCATGGTGCACGACGCGTTGTCGGCGGTGACGCCGCACGAGCACGAACAATCGCTGCAGACCTGGATGCTGTTCTTCGGGGACGTGCTCGGCACGCGCGAGGTGATCGAGCGCCTGGCCGCCTAG
- a CDS encoding PACE efflux transporter, giving the protein MQGLKRKIVYVVSFELIAVLLATTLLRWLSDSPVATAGVTALASSAIAMAWNYAYNTLFEAWEVRQARKGRSLLRRIVHAIGFEAGLVTMLVPLFAWVLGVGLLAALLLNAVMIVFFLVYAFLFNLVFDRVFGLPLSAQAR; this is encoded by the coding sequence GTGCAGGGACTCAAGCGAAAAATTGTCTACGTCGTTTCATTCGAGCTGATCGCCGTCTTGCTTGCCACCACGCTGCTGCGATGGCTGTCCGACAGCCCGGTAGCGACCGCGGGGGTCACCGCGCTGGCATCGTCGGCCATCGCGATGGCCTGGAACTATGCCTACAACACCCTGTTCGAGGCGTGGGAGGTCCGCCAGGCACGCAAGGGCCGCAGCCTGCTGCGGCGCATCGTCCACGCGATCGGCTTCGAGGCGGGGCTGGTCACGATGCTGGTGCCGCTCTTCGCGTGGGTGCTGGGCGTCGGCTTGCTCGCCGCGCTGCTGCTCAACGCGGTGATGATCGTGTTCTTCCTGGTCTACGCATTCCTGTTCAACCTGGTGTTCGATCGGGTGTTCGGATTGCCGTTGTCGGCGCAGGCGCGCTAG
- a CDS encoding 2Fe-2S iron-sulfur cluster-binding protein, translating into MPFVTFHQNEQVAREEVPAGANLVVRAGIRQFPYPLLQFRCGMGQCGRCASRVLAGAEHLPPPNWKEEKLLGERLAQGFRLVCQLWLSHDIELRQDRACT; encoded by the coding sequence ATGCCATTCGTCACCTTCCACCAGAACGAGCAGGTCGCGCGCGAGGAAGTCCCCGCCGGCGCCAACCTGGTCGTGCGGGCCGGCATCCGCCAGTTCCCCTACCCCCTGCTGCAGTTCCGCTGCGGCATGGGCCAGTGCGGCCGCTGCGCCAGCCGGGTGCTCGCCGGCGCCGAGCACCTGCCACCCCCGAACTGGAAGGAGGAGAAGCTGCTGGGCGAGCGGCTGGCGCAAGGCTTTCGCCTGGTCTGTCAGTTGTGGCTGTCCCACGACATCGAACTGCGGCAGGACCGGGCATGTACCTGA
- a CDS encoding ornithine cyclodeaminase family protein yields MLHITDAMVEGAIRPRDAQQVLHDAFTSFTAGRAAMQERARTEAGGVKLSTLGAVLPDLGVAGAKVYSTLAGRFSFVILLFSSENGRPLASLDAGAITRLRTAACTVLAARRLARPDARRLALFGTGVQATAHALQLAEAFPLEAIRVCSRTADPRWADDLQRACGVPVSYGDAAGVLDGADLVVTASRSPAPLFPGELLPQDCFVAATGSSLPTTRELDDRALARASQIVVEWRAQALREAGDLVLAAPELRVADRVVELGALLARQAPGRANADGIAIYKSVGVGLQDVALAGLAWQRLQARGSS; encoded by the coding sequence ATGCTGCACATCACGGACGCCATGGTGGAGGGCGCGATCCGCCCGCGCGATGCCCAGCAAGTGCTGCACGACGCGTTCACCAGTTTCACGGCCGGGCGCGCGGCCATGCAGGAGCGCGCGAGGACCGAGGCCGGGGGCGTCAAGCTCTCCACCTTGGGCGCCGTGCTGCCGGACCTGGGGGTGGCCGGCGCCAAGGTCTACTCCACGCTGGCCGGCCGGTTCAGCTTCGTCATCCTGCTGTTCTCCAGCGAGAACGGACGCCCGCTCGCGTCGCTGGACGCCGGCGCCATCACGCGGCTGCGCACCGCCGCCTGCACGGTGCTGGCGGCTCGGCGGCTCGCCCGCCCGGACGCCCGCCGGCTCGCGCTCTTCGGCACTGGCGTGCAGGCCACCGCCCATGCGTTGCAGCTGGCCGAGGCCTTTCCGCTGGAAGCGATCCGGGTCTGCTCCCGCACGGCGGACCCGCGCTGGGCCGACGACCTGCAGCGCGCCTGTGGCGTGCCGGTGTCCTACGGCGACGCAGCCGGGGTGCTGGACGGCGCGGACCTGGTGGTCACGGCATCGCGCTCCCCCGCGCCGCTCTTTCCGGGCGAGCTGCTGCCGCAGGACTGCTTCGTCGCGGCGACCGGCTCGAGCCTGCCGACCACGCGCGAGCTGGACGACCGCGCTCTCGCGCGCGCTTCGCAGATCGTCGTCGAGTGGCGCGCCCAGGCGCTGCGCGAGGCGGGCGACCTTGTGCTCGCAGCGCCGGAGTTGCGGGTGGCCGACAGGGTGGTCGAGCTCGGGGCGCTGCTGGCGCGGCAGGCCCCGGGCCGCGCCAATGCGGACGGGATCGCGATCTACAAGTCGGTGGGGGTCGGGCTGCAGGACGTGGCGCTGGCGGGCCTGGCCTGGCAGCGCCTGCAAGCCCGGGGTTCTAGCTGA
- a CDS encoding GntR family transcriptional regulator yields MDTLKDSSLGASHSPLTRLVVEALRERILAGTIPPGDRLIEGRLSEEFGVSRMPVREALRQLAAEGLVVIEPRRGASVVTFDDQQMRELVEVRATLEGLNAKLAAKRHDPGQIAELQRILEEGTRLAESSDVARTTLMNQQFHEALGNVAANSVLRDIMRSLRDRTALLFAPINRVRGRQNWEEHAAILRAVIQGDAELAAMLATRHVYNAAQMDPLS; encoded by the coding sequence ATGGATACCCTGAAGGATTCCAGCCTGGGTGCCAGCCACTCTCCGCTCACCCGGCTTGTCGTGGAGGCCCTGCGCGAGCGCATCCTGGCGGGCACCATCCCGCCCGGCGATCGCCTGATCGAGGGCCGCCTCTCGGAGGAATTCGGGGTGTCGCGGATGCCGGTGCGGGAGGCCCTGCGCCAGCTGGCCGCCGAAGGCCTGGTGGTGATCGAGCCGCGCCGTGGCGCCTCGGTGGTGACCTTCGACGACCAGCAGATGCGCGAGCTGGTCGAAGTGCGCGCCACGCTGGAAGGGCTCAATGCGAAGCTGGCCGCCAAGCGCCACGACCCCGGACAGATCGCCGAACTGCAGCGCATCCTGGAGGAGGGCACGCGGCTCGCCGAAAGCTCGGACGTGGCCCGGACCACGCTGATGAACCAGCAGTTCCACGAAGCGCTGGGCAACGTCGCCGCCAATTCCGTCCTGCGCGACATCATGCGTTCGCTGCGCGACCGCACGGCCCTGCTGTTCGCGCCGATCAACCGGGTGCGCGGCCGGCAGAACTGGGAAGAGCACGCCGCCATCCTGCGCGCCGTGATCCAGGGCGATGCCGAGCTGGCCGCGATGCTGGCGACGCGCCACGTCTACAACGCGGCGCAGATGGATCCGCTCAGCTAG
- a CDS encoding SDR family oxidoreductase yields the protein MDLGIAGRRALVFGGSKGMGRACALHLARAGVQVCIAARTRETLEQASAQLQQASGAPVAWVVADLTTEAGRAAALQACPAPDILVNNADGPPPGDFRDWTRADWHAALDAMMLGPIGMIRATIDPMLERGFGRIVNIVSRSVKAPHAELGLSNGARSGLVGFVAGLARQAVRRNVTINNLLPGAFDTDAQRRHLEALARATGRDAGELRRERESATPAGRFGNPDEVGALCAFVASAHAGYLTGQSLLIDGGAYPGTW from the coding sequence ATGGACCTGGGCATTGCCGGCCGCCGCGCCCTGGTGTTCGGCGGCAGCAAGGGCATGGGCCGCGCCTGCGCGCTGCATTTGGCGCGCGCGGGCGTGCAGGTGTGCATCGCCGCCCGCACGCGGGAGACGCTGGAGCAGGCCAGCGCGCAACTGCAGCAAGCCAGCGGCGCGCCCGTGGCGTGGGTCGTGGCCGACCTGACGACCGAAGCGGGCCGGGCCGCCGCGCTGCAGGCCTGTCCGGCGCCGGACATCCTGGTGAACAACGCCGACGGACCGCCGCCGGGCGATTTCCGCGACTGGACGCGCGCCGACTGGCATGCGGCGCTGGACGCGATGATGCTCGGTCCCATCGGGATGATCCGCGCGACGATCGACCCCATGCTGGAGCGCGGCTTCGGCCGCATCGTCAACATCGTCTCGCGCAGCGTGAAGGCGCCGCACGCGGAGCTGGGGCTGTCCAACGGCGCCCGCTCGGGGCTGGTGGGCTTCGTCGCCGGCCTGGCCCGGCAGGCGGTGCGGCGCAACGTCACCATCAACAACCTGCTGCCGGGGGCCTTCGACACCGACGCCCAGCGGCGCCACCTGGAAGCGCTGGCGCGCGCCACCGGCCGCGATGCCGGCGAACTGCGGCGCGAGCGGGAGAGCGCGACGCCAGCGGGCCGTTTCGGAAACCCCGACGAGGTCGGCGCCCTGTGCGCCTTTGTCGCGTCGGCCCATGCGGGCTACCTGACGGGGCAGAGCCTGCTGATCGACGGCGGTGCCTACCCCGGCACCTGGTGA
- a CDS encoding dicarboxylate/amino acid:cation symporter, with amino-acid sequence MATSNDSTDAPRRQPLYRSLYFQVVIAVISGVLLGHFAPATGEAMKPLGDGFIKLIKMMIAPIIFCTVVTGIAGMEDMKKVGKTGGLALLYFEVVSTIALIVGLVLVNAVGPGRGMNVDPATLDTKALSAYTAPGKIGTTTDFLLHVIPDTFVGAFASGEILQVLLIAVLFGFALHRFGGRGSLVFDWVEKASHVLFTMVGFIMRVAPIGAFGAMAFTIGKYGVGSLFSLGKLMATFYATCLIFVFAVLGLIARVHGFSVWKLIKYIKEELLVVLGTSSSESVLPRMMEKMENLGARRTSVGLIIPTGYSFNLDGTSIYLTMAAVFIAQATNTPLTFGQELVLLGVLLLTSKGAAGVTGSGFIVLAATLSAVGHVPVAGLALILGIDRFMSEARALTNLVGNAVATLVVARWTGDLDMAQLHARLDSRDWQETGEPEVLLDAKTARMSVEGQPGS; translated from the coding sequence ATGGCCACTTCGAACGACTCCACCGACGCGCCGCGCCGTCAGCCGCTGTACCGTTCGCTGTACTTCCAGGTTGTCATTGCCGTCATTTCCGGCGTGCTGCTCGGCCATTTCGCACCGGCGACCGGCGAGGCGATGAAGCCGCTGGGCGACGGCTTCATCAAGCTGATCAAGATGATGATCGCGCCCATCATCTTCTGCACCGTCGTGACCGGCATCGCCGGCATGGAGGACATGAAGAAGGTGGGCAAGACCGGCGGGCTGGCGCTGCTGTACTTCGAGGTCGTCAGCACGATTGCCCTGATCGTCGGGCTGGTGCTGGTGAACGCGGTCGGCCCCGGCCGCGGCATGAACGTGGATCCGGCCACGCTGGACACGAAGGCCCTGTCGGCCTACACCGCGCCCGGCAAGATCGGCACCACCACCGACTTCCTGCTGCACGTCATTCCGGACACCTTCGTCGGTGCGTTCGCCAGCGGCGAGATCCTGCAGGTGCTGCTGATCGCGGTCCTGTTCGGGTTTGCGCTGCACCGCTTCGGCGGCCGCGGCTCGCTGGTGTTCGACTGGGTGGAGAAGGCCTCGCACGTGCTGTTCACCATGGTGGGCTTCATCATGCGCGTGGCGCCGATCGGCGCCTTCGGGGCCATGGCCTTCACCATCGGCAAGTACGGAGTGGGCTCGCTGTTCTCGCTGGGCAAGCTGATGGCGACCTTCTACGCCACCTGCCTGATCTTCGTGTTCGCGGTACTGGGCCTGATCGCGCGGGTGCATGGCTTCTCGGTGTGGAAGCTGATCAAGTACATCAAGGAGGAGCTGCTGGTGGTGCTGGGCACCTCCTCATCCGAGTCGGTGCTGCCGCGCATGATGGAGAAGATGGAGAACCTGGGCGCGCGCCGCACCTCCGTGGGCCTGATCATCCCGACCGGCTACTCCTTCAACCTCGACGGCACCAGCATCTACCTGACCATGGCCGCCGTGTTCATCGCGCAGGCCACCAACACGCCCCTGACCTTCGGGCAGGAGCTGGTGCTGCTGGGCGTGCTGCTGCTCACCTCCAAGGGCGCCGCCGGCGTCACCGGCAGCGGCTTCATCGTGCTGGCGGCCACGCTCTCGGCCGTGGGCCACGTGCCGGTCGCGGGGCTGGCGCTCATCCTGGGGATCGACCGCTTCATGTCCGAGGCCCGCGCGCTCACCAACCTGGTCGGCAACGCCGTCGCCACGCTGGTGGTGGCGCGCTGGACCGGCGACCTGGACATGGCGCAACTGCACGCCCGGCTGGACAGCCGCGACTGGCAGGAGACCGGCGAGCCCGAGGTGCTGCTCGATGCCAAGACGGCCCGCATGAGCGTGGAGGGTCAACCGGGGTCGTGA
- a CDS encoding GlcG/HbpS family heme-binding protein, with protein sequence MKKSLKLQLDEARVMAAAALRRAQEIGVAETVCITDEGGFPLVLERMDGGRVTGPQIAWNKGFTAAGHKRSTHLFTTPPNGPALPGNEAFGIQLSFEGRFAAFVGGFPVVVDGEVVGGVGLSGGNGEQDIQCGLAALAALQQLLEGQGHQVLVQADIKK encoded by the coding sequence ATGAAGAAGTCGCTGAAGCTGCAGCTCGACGAGGCGCGCGTCATGGCGGCCGCCGCGCTGCGGCGCGCCCAGGAGATCGGCGTGGCCGAGACGGTGTGCATCACCGACGAAGGCGGCTTTCCGCTGGTGCTCGAGCGCATGGACGGCGGCCGCGTGACGGGCCCGCAGATCGCCTGGAACAAGGGCTTCACCGCGGCCGGCCACAAGCGCTCCACCCACCTGTTCACCACGCCGCCCAACGGTCCGGCGCTGCCAGGCAACGAGGCATTCGGAATCCAGCTCAGCTTCGAGGGGCGCTTCGCCGCCTTCGTCGGGGGCTTTCCGGTGGTGGTCGACGGCGAGGTGGTCGGCGGCGTGGGCCTGAGCGGCGGCAACGGCGAGCAGGACATCCAGTGCGGCCTGGCCGCGCTGGCGGCGTTGCAGCAACTGCTGGAAGGCCAGGGGCACCAGGTGCTGGTGCAGGCCGACATCAAGAAGTGA